In a single window of the Coffea eugenioides isolate CCC68of chromosome 3, Ceug_1.0, whole genome shotgun sequence genome:
- the LOC113766410 gene encoding glutathione S-transferase U17-like, which produces MAASDVKLLGARPSPFVNRVQVALNLKSIDYEFIPQNLAEKSELLLKSNPVHKKVPVLIHGDQPISESLVIVHYVDEVWSGPPSLLPADPYDRATARFWAAYIDEKWSPLVRNLINATDEQSKAAAAEKVFEGLKLLEDAFVNSSKGKGFFGGEKLGFLDVVLGCYLGWVRAGEIITGLKILDETKTAALVGWAERFTSNKAVDGVIPEPEELVSFMKMQARAAAAADASSK; this is translated from the exons ATGGCAGCAAGTGATGTAAAGCTTCTTGGTGCACGTCCGAGCCCATTCGTGAACCGGGTTCAGGTTGCCCTCAACCTCAAGTCAATAGACTATGAATTCATCCCACAAAACTTGGCAGAGAAAAGCGAGCTCCTTCTTAAATCTAATCCTGTTCACAAGAAGGTCCCAGTACTCATCCATGGTGATCAGCCCATCTCCGAGTCACTTGTGATTGTGCACTACGTTGATGAGGTCTGGTCTGGTCCTCCCTCTCTCCTTCCTGCTGATCCCTATGATCGCGCCACAGCTCGCTTTTGGGCCGCTTACATTGATGAAAAG TGGTCTCCATTGGTGCGGAATCTTATAAATGCAACGGACGAGCAGTCAAAAGCAGCTGCAGCGGAGAAAGTATTTGAAGGCTTAAAATTGTTGGAGGATGCATTTGTGAATTCAAGCAAAGGGAAGGGCTTCTTTGGTGGAGAAAAATTAGGCTTCCTTGATGTTGTTCTGGGTTGCTACTTGGGATGGGTAAGGGCTGGAGAAATAATTACAGGTTTGAAAATACTGGACGAAACCAAGACAGCAGCCCTGGTGGGATGGGCTGAGAGGTTTACTTCTAATAAAGCTGTTGATGGTGTTATACCCGAGCCTGAGGAACTCGTTAGCTTTATGAAAATGCAAGCTAGGGCCGCTGCTGCTGCTGATGCTTCTTCAAAGTGA